CTCATCATTTGTTCCAGTTGTTCTTTACAAAGCTGGGAAATGAGTGTGATTCCCAGACTCCAAACCATCATGTTAAAAAATGACATACATTTAAAAAActttttttgttttaaatctgAGTGAAGGGACATCATTCATACAGAGAAAcagtaaataaatcaaaacaggtttggtgcaatttttttttaaactgtgagAGTTGAAGTCAAGAATGTATGTGAGGGAAGAGAGGCATTGAAGGTAAAGAGGTTGTGAAAActaataaaacaaagtgaggtcATATGTGTACCAGAGTTATAGTCTCAAAGGGTTATTAACCCACTAGATGTGCAGCATTAAATAGTTTTATTTCCCCTCCCTGAGGAggtaggtggggtggggggaatgaaaataaaacaagagGAGGTCACACAACATTTAATTCACCACTGTTTAACATTTACAAAGTTAAATCAACTGAAGTAGATAAATCAAGCATGTCTCCAAGCACTTAGTCTTGGTTCTGTAGTGTTCTGCTAGCATGTTGGTTAAATTCGAAAACAATTTCAACTCAAACAAAGTTTTGCTCTATATAATTTAGAAGTCGGAAAACTTAAAGCAAACAGCTAATTCAATAATGAATACTGGCTGGCTCTACAATTTTTTTAGCATTTCAATCTTATTTAAAAATTAATCAGCAAAGCAAATGTGACTTCTGTAATTCAGCCATAAAGCTGGGCAATATGCCTACATGTTATGGGCTCCACCAGCTTCTGTTTAAGCTACAAACGATGAACATATTATTCAAAATGTGAAACTGCAGTCACTGTTTTCATATTTTAATAGGCaatttaataaaaaaataatttgaCTGGAACCTAATCTGATACAAGTTGATACAACAGAAATTAAAGTTTTCTGTAAATAAAACAGCATTGAATAATGCTGAAGCTTGATTTATCAacaagtgtaaaaaaaaatcctcattgCTGCTCCTTGCAATTTTGTTCTTGCCCTTTCACTCAAAAAAAAATTGCCATGACAAACGGATTTTGTTGTAATAAACACAGAATAAACTCATTCCATGATAATTCAATGTTACCGATTTTCATAAATATCTATTAAGATACTGTCATCCTGAAGCATATTTAAGATAGGCACAAGCATCTACTGGCTTTGCATTTAAGTACTGATGTGGCATATAATGTAGTTCTATACACTGGACCCGTAATATAAATACATCTTGAATAACTTGCCTCAAGTAAATTTAAAGAAACACAAAGCAGGAAAAGACATCTGTTTTTGAAAGGACCATTTTAGAAAACAGCTGCATCAACTTGGTTTTGTTTCCACCTTCTTTTAGTCAGGCCTTGAACGTGCTGAGCATTACATTCCACAACATGCACGCATGGAGCAGTCAAATGGGCTAGCACCAATTACACAAGCAAGGTGCTTAGAAGTATATAGAACTGCATTCTTTTGCCTACTGCATCCTCAATAAAAAAAACATTCTATTGGTTGCATGTAAACAGCTGTATTATAACAATGCAATTCAGCACATTGAGATAGTAACGTTAATTCCCAGGTTCCCATGATCTGCAAAAAGATGAGCAATAGAAGTATCAAAAACTAAACAATCACTATTCATGATTGCTGCTGCAACTCCATCGTGGATAGACCTTGGAGTAGCCTCCCATGTGAGGCGTCGACGGTTTCCATTCAATTCTAGTCTGTAGGCAAAGTTTTCAGCTTGCTTACGCGTGCCTATCAAGAGGACAATAGCAAAAAACTGTTGATGGCCTTCATACTTCTCTTGTTTCTCTAACACCAGCATGAAGTGGTGGCCAAAGCAGGACTGCATCATAACCCAATCCACAGCACCAGGAAGATTGATGTCAGTTGCCAAAAACACAATGTCCTCGCCTTGAAGCGTTGTAATGCTTTTATGCGCATGCATGAGATGAGGCATGACTGCCTCCAATGATCCTTGCCACTTGCAGGACGCTCCTGGGCACGGGCACATGTATGGGCGAAATTCACACACCTCCTCATGTTCTGGCTTTTCTGTATGGTGCAATGACAAGAGACATCCAGCCGAGGCATACTACATTAggatgtggggtgggggaggggggagaggggtagATGTTGGTGTTTGGAAGCAGAGAGGTGGGACAGGAGGAAAAATGTTTAATTACTAAAATGAATACAATAATCATTTTACAATGCATATCCAAGAAACAAAACAGCAAAATCGGTACAAAACTCAAAATTCAGTATGTTATTTTTAAGTTCTggttaaaataaaatacaaactttaaaaaatatataaccaGTTAAGATGTGGAAAAAATGGTGTTAAAAGTTAACACTACACCAGCCGGGCATTGCTCATAGACCCAGCATCAAAATCAAATTGGTTTGGCATCTAAAATATGGATGGCAGTTAATGGTTTATCTCTCCTGGCATATCCAGCTTTCCAAGACATTAAATATACTCAGGTCTCACTGCACCAGATCTTAATCACAGCTGCTACAGAAAGCAGTGAAAAAAAGAACAGGACAAAACAGGAAAAACCTCCAAATTTATTAGGCAAACAATTCAGCATGAAGGGTTAATTTCTGAAGAGAAGTTGTACCATTTTAAACAAAAAGTGAAACCACAATAACATAACATCTCTAAACTGATCATTCTACAAATTTATTCAATGTTTAGCTGAAAACCAAGTTAGTACAACACTGGAAAATGGAACATTTTGAACTAATTTCTACAAAACTATAATGCACAAATTATGATGAGTTCAGTAAGTTGAGATTTAACCAGACTGAAAATACTGTACCCATGAAAAGATAAAATACTAAATGTGAACTACAGTAAAGTAAATCTTAATGAACAATAGTTTCCTTAGGCCTTACCTTTCACAATACTACCGGCTACATTCAGCACTTCATCTTTCATTTCCAATTGTCCACCTCTCATCACATCTCTCATCTCCACCCCTGCAGGGACCACTCTGTCGACAACTCCCTAGGCTGtgcaactccattctcttgcctcaCTCCTTGCAATTTTCCTAGTAACCACAGGAGGTAcatcccctcctccctcaccacctacCAGAGATTGAAACAGTGCTTCCAGGTGTGGCAAAGATGGCAATCCAACTGCAATCACATTTGGAGctcagtgtgagtgagtgagaccaAGTGTAGACTAAATGACATCCTACATAACTACCAATTGTCCTCTGCCTCAATGACCcaaatcatttttttaaaataagctGTTAAAAAACAGCAAATCATTTTCTTTGGAGCCATTTTAAAATATTAGTATTCTTTTACAATTTTCAATGGGCAACTAAAATACTAGTTCTGTTTAAAAGCACTTTTAAAGCAAAATTACTCAAAATAAGACTTCTTTAATCCCTatcattttaacattcaaaattcTATTTTTGTATGGACCAATGCAGGTGTATTCAAAAACACTATACATTTCTTGATTCAAGTGGAATTAGAAAGTATTAGCAATTTATATTTCAATTGAAAAGGAAATGATGCACCATAAGAACTTAAGTTTGGTCCTTCATGATTCCTGTGCCTGACTCGtaaagttcatttgccattttatgCATCTATTTGAAGCTATCAGTACAAGCTGTCCCCAAAAGACAATCAATGATACCTTCAGAAGACTCATTATGAGGAAACaaaaattagaagccagacatGTCAAATAACTAAGGGAACAGTCTATCCTAATGGTGTAAAGAAAGGAAAAATGCTCTATTtgcatagatttttttaaattattgaggGTGAAGTGTAATAAAATATTATAAGGTAAATGCACAAAAAGCACTTTTTATAGAAAATTTAAAACTTATTGCAATTAAAGATGAGATATAGCATCATCTGTTATAAAACATCACAAATGGGACCATCAAAATACTAATTTTCAGCGAATGCTCTCAATTCATTAGCTTCCCAATAATGAGAACACAGCAAGTAAAATAACGTCATTAGTTGATGCATAAAGGGTGCAAAGATTATTAATTTCTATAACTGTTTGAAAGGTACCTAAAAGTAGCTTTAATTCTGTATACTATCAAGGGATAGGCAATATTTGGCATAGCAAAACATTTAAACTACAAGTATTATTTTGCCCAAAGGAGCTACAAGttaaaaggaaaacaaaactAGGTGTCTGTCCATAGAATGAAAGCAGCaagcttcgggggggggggggggggggggaatggcaaATATACACTTCTTCCTGAACATGATTTGTTAAACATTTAGTATTGTAAATAATTTAAATCAAAAACATGTACTTAATTTAACATCTACTATGCAAATTAATTATTTCTCTGAACTCCTCTACTTATCTTTATGAGGTGGCCCATCAATTTTAAACAGTTCCAACACAGACATTAAATCAGCAAAGCAGAAACTACTTTTCTTGTTTGCTTACTACCTGGCATACAGGATGACATAAAAATTCCTTAGAAACATACTCCCTAGTGATTCTGCTAAAT
This DNA window, taken from Hypanus sabinus isolate sHypSab1 chromosome 8, sHypSab1.hap1, whole genome shotgun sequence, encodes the following:
- the LOC132398149 gene encoding E3 ubiquitin-protein ligase Siah2-like codes for the protein MSRPSSAGGGKTGKHTATAVAAAGGGGGGGAGGGGSSGAGGGGGGAGGGAGGGGGNSAIAAAAAAAAAAAAATAAGGSTPPQPELTSLFECPVCFDYVLPPILQCQAGHLVCNQCRQKLSCCPTCRGPLTPSIRNLAMEKVASTIPFPCKYASAGCLLSLHHTEKPEHEEVCEFRPYMCPCPGASCKWQGSLEAVMPHLMHAHKSITTLQGEDIVFLATDINLPGAVDWVMMQSCFGHHFMLVLEKQEKYEGHQQFFAIVLLIGTRKQAENFAYRLELNGNRRRLTWEATPRSIHDGVAAAIMNSDCLVFDTSIAHLFADHGNLGINVTISMC